Proteins encoded together in one Gadus chalcogrammus isolate NIFS_2021 chromosome 18, NIFS_Gcha_1.0, whole genome shotgun sequence window:
- the sost gene encoding sclerostin, translated as MQVSLALLASGWPLLLLLLRGGEAGGWARGLVKNDATEVIPGAPEEDLSNNHNNNNNNNNNNNNNNHTMDNRAKSGGRRSPSTASYTAAELSCRELRSARYITDGSCRSAKPVRELLCSGQCLPARLLPNAIARGKWWRGGASDYRCVPAHSRTQRVQLRCPAGRSRTYKIRVVTSCKCKRYSRHHNQSEAKEPAATPRRGRKHGGARAAGAGRGAGDNATPLSSNAY; from the exons ATGCAGGTGTCCCTCGCGTTGCTGGCCTCCGGCTGGccgctgctgcttctgctgctgcggGGAGGCGAGGCGGGAGGCTGGGCGCGGGGCCTGGTCAAGAACGACGCCACGGAGGTCATACCTGGAGCCCCCGAGGAGGACCTGAGCAacaatcacaacaacaacaacaacaacaacaacaacaacaacaacaacaaccatacAATGGATAACAGGGCAAAATCCGGCGGCAGGAGATCGCCCAGCACCGCATCCTACA ctgcggcggagctgagctgccgggagCTGCGCTCGGCGCGCTACATCACGGACGGCTCGTGCCGCAGCGCCAAGCCGGTGCGGGAGCTGCTGTGCTCGGGGCAGTGCCTCCCGGCCCGCCTGCTGCCCAACGCCATCGCCCGCGGGAAGTGGTGGCGGGGAGGCGCCTCCGACTACCGCTGCGTGCCGGCGCACTCGCGGACGCAGCGCGTGCAGCTGCGCTGCCCGGCCGGGCGCAGCCGGACCTACAAGATCCGCGTGGTCACGTCCTGCAAGTGCAAGCGCTACAGCCGGCaccacaaccaatcagaggccaagGAGCCGGCCGCCACGCCGCGGCGCGGCAGGAAGCACGGCGGGGCGCGGGCGGCGGGCGCGGGGCGCGGCGCCGGGGACAACGCCACGCCGCTGAGCAGCAACGCGTactga